One window of Medicago truncatula cultivar Jemalong A17 chromosome 2, MtrunA17r5.0-ANR, whole genome shotgun sequence genomic DNA carries:
- the LOC120578294 gene encoding receptor-like protein 9DC3 yields the protein MTNNIGQLGLNNRANPVSIRSIAPYYDSVIVASKGNKMTWVKIPNILVIIDLSRNKFEGEIPNVIDELQALIGLNLSHNRLIGPIPKSMGNLTNLEWLDLSSNMLTDVIPAKLTNLGFLAVLDFSNNHLVGEIPRGKQFETFSNDSYVGNLELCGFPLSKKCGPEQYSQPSLNNSFWSDAKFGFGWKPVAIGYGCGFVIGIGLGYCMFLIGKPRWLVMIFGGQPKRRVKRRTRVSRNHGATMNQNQMVAMS from the coding sequence ATGACGAATAATATAGGGCAGCTAGGTCTTAACAATAGGGCCAACCCAGTCTCCATCCGATCAATTGCACCCTACTATGATTCTGTGATTGTGGCATCAAAAGGGAACAAAATGACATGGGTTAAAATTCCAAACATCTTAGTAATTATTGATTTGTCAAGAAACAAATTTGAAGGAGAGATTCCAAATGTTATTGATGAGCTTCAAGCACTTATAGGGCTTAACCTTTCCCATAACAGACTCATTGGTCCTATTCCCAAATCCATGGGAAACTTGACAAACTTGGAATGGCTGGATCTCTCATCAAATATGCTCACTGATGTGATTCCAGCAAAATTAACCAATTTGGGCTTTCTTGCAGTTTTAGACTTTTCCAATAACCATCTAGTGGGAGAAATACCTCGAGGAAAACAGTTCGAGACATTTTCAAATGATTCATATGTAGGAAACTTGGAGTTATGTGGATTTCCCTTGTCAAAGAAGTGTGGACCTGAACAATATTCTCAACCTTCACTTAACAACAGCTTTTGGAGCGACGCgaaatttggatttggatggaAACCGGTGGCAATTGGATATGGATGTGGATTTGTGATTGGAATAGGCCTCGGATATTGTATGTTTTTAATTGGAAAGCCTAGATGGCTTGTGATGATATTTGGTGGTCAGCCTAAAAGAAGAGTGAAAAGGAGAACAAGAGTGAGTAGGAACCATGGTGCAACCATGAATCAGAATCAAATGGTGGCAATGTCGTAG
- the LOC25484934 gene encoding receptor-like protein Cf-9 → MSTKHNFISNVSPRKQSWTLVVRVVRAWFGQDYKNKKLPFFMELVLMNRKGDRIGASIRRTLIYKFKEQLQEGMVFTISSFNVASNSGSYRPSCNEYKLDFTINTKVKLSKTVLVPTNVYSFTPAPHVFNESYDNNYLVDVIGVMIGVGVGVEREYERDGTYRFKCTLFGEYVEELNSFLSSGESQNAVVAIMLTKVKLFQGKPALRNAFSYTRITFNPEMGETKEIRKSFLSANTNSPASGLIQLPNSSRIPVNEEFLLLTPRTTIEELKNVNKSSALLLNKTATWQNGTDCCSWHGVTCDTIYGHVIGLDLGDEGLDGILQPNSTLFDLAHLQTLNLSSNDFSNSHFHSKFGGFFNLTHLDLSNSFFKGEVPTQISHLSKLESLHLSENFDLIWGETTLKRFVQNATNLRELFLNQTNMSSIRLNSINFLFNKSSYLVTLNLKSTELSGKLKKNALCLPSIQELDMSENSYLQGELPELSCNAFLTTLDLSDCGFQGPIPLSFSNFTHLNSISLSENQLNGSIPSSFSNLQRLIHVDLSFNSFSGQIPDVFSAMTKLQELNLASNKLQGQIPFSLFNLTQLVTLDCSHNKLEGPLGNKITGFQKLTYFSLSDNFLNGTIPPTLLSLPSLEHLELSNNRFTGHISAISSYSLDTLYLSGNKLQGNIPKSIFNLTTLTRLDLSSNNLSGVVDFQLFSKLHWLFFLSLSHNSQLSLTFESNVSFIYSRLRILYFPSVNLTEFPKIEFPRLDSLDLSNNKLNGSVPNWLLEISGSLNLAGNRFTSIDQISTQSIGTYYSSSRNINQLGGLDLSFNLLAGDLSVSICNMSSLQTLNLEHNQLTGIIPQCLADLSSLQVLNLQMNKFHGTLPSNFSKMSALETLNLYGNQLEGHIPRSLSLCKGLKFLNLGSNKIEDEFPDWLQTLQDLKAITLVVRYQMPILKSLKP, encoded by the exons ATGTCAACGAAACACAACTTCATCTCTAATGTTTCGCCAAGAAAACAATCGTGGACATTGGTTGTGAGGGTTGTTCGTGCTTGGTTTGGtcaagactacaaaaataaaaaactaccatttttcATGGAGTTGGTTCTAATGAATCGAAAG GGTGATCGAATTGGTGCGTCTATACGAAGAACATtgatctacaagttcaaggaacaactccaagagggaatggtgttcACGATTTCCTCATTTAATGTTGCTAGCAACAGTGGTTCGTATCGACCATCATGCAACGAATACAAACTGGATTTCACAATCAACACAAAAGTCAAACTATCTAAAACTGTTTTGGTCCCAACAAACGTGTATTCGTTTACACCTGCACCTCATGTTTTCAATGAATCTTACGACAACAACTACTTAGTTG ATGTAATAGGAGTCATGATTGGAGTTGGAGTTGGAGTTGAAAGAGAGTACGAAAGAGATg GTACGTACCGTTTTAAATGTACTCTTTTTGGAGAGTATGTTGAAGAGCTGAACTCTTTCCTATCTTCCGGTGAATCTCAAAATGCTGTTGTAGCCATTATGTTgacaaaagttaaattgtttcaaG GAAAACCAGCATTGCGAAATGCATTTTCTTACACTAGAATCACATTCAATCCTGAAATGGGTGAAACAAAGGAAATAAGGAaaag CTTTCTTAGTGCAAATACAAATTCTCCTGCATCGGGATTGATCCAGTTACCAAATTCATCTCGCATACCTGTAAATGAGGAGTTTCTCTTACTTACTCCTAGGACCACTATTGAGGAGTTGAAGAATGTTAataag AGCTCTGCTCTGCTTCTGAATAAAACAGCAACATGGCAAAATGGGACTGATTGCTGCTCATGGCATGGTGTCACATGTGACACAATCTATGGTCATGTGATTGGCCTCGACCTTGGCGATGAAGGCCTTGATGGTATATTACAACCTAATAGTACCCTTTTCGATCTTGCTCATCTCCAAACACTCAACCTTTCTTCCAATGATTTCTCAAACTCCCATTTTCATTCTAAGTTTGGTGGATTCTTTAATCTTACACATCTTGACTTGTCTAATAGTTTCTTTAAAGGTGAAGTTCCAACTCAAATCTCACACCTTTCCAAATTAGAATCACTTCATCTCTCCgagaattttgatttaatttgggGGGAAACCACGTTGAAGAGGTTTGTGCAAAATGCAACAAATTTGAGGGAgctatttttaaatcaaacaaacatGTCTTCAATAAGACTAAACTCCATAAATTTTCTCTTCAATAAATCTTCCTATTTGGTTACTCTTAATCTTAAATCAACAGAATTAAgtggaaaattaaaaaagaatgcTCTTTGTTTGCCAAGTATTCAAGAGCTAGACATGTCAGAGAATTCCTACCTTCAAGGCGAGCTTCCTGAATTGAGTTGCAATGCTTTTCTCACTACCTTAGATCTCTCAGATTGTGGATTCCAAGGGCCAATTCCTCTGTCCTTTTCTAACTTCACACATCTTAATTCCATAAGTCTCTCAGAAAACCAACTTAATGGTTCAATCCCCTCCTCATTTTCAAACCTTCAACGTCTCATTCACGTGGATCTTTCATTCAATTCATTTAGCGGTCAAATACCAGATGTGTTTAGTGCGATGACCAAACTGCAAGAACTCAATCTAGCTTCAAACAAATTACAAGGACAAATTCCGTTTTCATTATTTAACTTGACTCAACTTGTTACATTAGATTGTTCGCATAACAAATTAGAAGGTCCCCTTGGCAACAAAATCACAGGGTTTCAAAAGTTAACTTATTTCAGTTTAAGTGATAACTTTCTAAACGGAACAATTCCTCCCACCTTGTTATCTTTGCCTTCTTTGGAACATCTAGAGCTGTCAAACAATCGATTTACAGGACATATCAGTGCAATCTCATCGTATTCGTTAGATACGCTATATCTATCTGGTAACAAGCTACAAGGCAATATTCCAAAATCCATTTTCAACCTTACAACCCTAACTAGACTAGATTTATCATCAAACAACTTGAGTGGTGTTGTTGATTTTCAACTCTTTTCCAAACTTCATTGGTTGTTTTTTCTGTCCCTTTCACATAATAGCCAATTATCACTAACCTTTGAATCCAATGTCAGTTTCATTTACTCCCGACTAAGAATATTGTATTTTCCTTCTGTCAATTTGACAGAATTTCCCAAGATTGAATTCCCAAGATTAGATTCTCTTGATTTGTCAAATAATAAACTTAATGGAAGCGTGCCCAATTGGTTGCTTGAAATATCAGGATCTTTGAACCTCGCTGGAAACCGTTTCACTTCCATAGACCAAATTAGCACACAATCAATTGGCACGTATTATTCCAGCTCAAGGAATATTAACCAGCTCGGTGGCCTTGATCTTAGTTTTAACTTACTAGCTGGTGACCTCTCTGTATCAATTTGCAACATGAGTTCACTTCAAACACTCAACCTGGAACACAATCAATTGACAGGTATCATTCCACAATGTCTTGCTGATTTATCATCCCTTCAAGTTTTGAATCTACAAATGAACAAATTTCATGGCACTTTGCCAAGTAACTTCTCAAAGATGAGTGCACTTGAGACTCTGAATCTTTATGGCAACCAATTAGAAGGCCATATTCCTAGATCCTTGTCTCTCTGTAAAGGGTTGAAGTTTCTAAACCTCGGCAGCAACAAAATAGAAGACGAGTTTCCTGATTGGCTTCAAACACTGCAAGATTTGAAA GCAATAACTTTAGTGGTCCGCTACCAAATGCCTATTTTGAAAAGTTTGAAGCCATGA